A single window of Candidatus Flexicrinis affinis DNA harbors:
- a CDS encoding nitronate monooxygenase gives MQRELTRDLMIGTQTKQPFTMSTRVMNAAGILGFGDVFSNLYNLDRIGAIVTNPVTWSPRQPALGPRMIVKEGGVMLHTGLPNGGVKRVIRDYASLWQMLGAPVVMHLMATSSRDLQRSVERIESEQSLAGVELGLHDDITWRDAQTFVRVARERCEKPIIVRLPFPGSGDVARAAVEGGADALVATAPPRGTERDPLSGRLMRTRIYGGLVRPMVLRAVGKLASQFPDVPIIGAGGILSMEDARNYLDVGAAAVQLDAALWVRPRLLEDISRDLGGATVTRRTDSLPDEWRPGMGDTEAEALGLK, from the coding sequence ATGCAGCGTGAGCTGACCCGCGATCTGATGATCGGCACCCAAACCAAGCAGCCTTTCACCATGTCGACTCGAGTGATGAACGCGGCCGGCATCCTCGGCTTTGGGGACGTGTTCTCGAACCTCTACAACCTCGACCGGATCGGCGCGATCGTCACCAACCCGGTGACATGGTCGCCGCGTCAACCGGCGCTCGGCCCGCGCATGATCGTCAAAGAAGGCGGCGTGATGCTGCACACCGGCCTTCCCAACGGTGGCGTCAAGCGCGTGATCCGCGACTACGCAAGCCTGTGGCAGATGTTAGGCGCGCCGGTCGTGATGCATCTAATGGCGACATCCTCGCGCGATTTGCAGCGCAGCGTCGAGCGTATTGAGTCCGAACAGTCGCTGGCGGGCGTCGAGCTTGGCCTGCACGACGACATCACGTGGCGCGATGCGCAGACCTTTGTGCGCGTCGCACGCGAGCGATGCGAAAAGCCGATCATTGTGCGCCTGCCATTCCCGGGCTCGGGCGACGTGGCGCGCGCTGCCGTCGAAGGCGGCGCCGATGCGTTGGTGGCGACTGCACCGCCGCGCGGCACGGAGCGCGACCCGCTTTCGGGTCGTTTGATGCGCACGCGCATTTACGGCGGCCTCGTGCGCCCGATGGTGCTGCGGGCAGTTGGCAAGCTCGCCTCGCAGTTCCCGGACGTGCCGATTATCGGGGCGGGTGGGATCCTGTCGATGGAGGACGCGCGAAACTACCTTGATGTCGGTGCGGCGGCTGTCCAGCTTGACGCGGCGCTGTGGGTACGTCCCCGGCTTCTGGAAGATATCTCGCGCGATTTGGGCGGCGCGACCGTGACCCGGCGTACCGACTCGCTGCCAGACGAGTGGCGCCCGGGCATGGGGGACACCGAGGCGGAAGCGCTCGGCCTGAAATAG